Proteins from a genomic interval of Psychrobacter urativorans:
- a CDS encoding pyridoxamine 5'-phosphate oxidase family protein — MSRQDQIDKVQEVVKDVKFAMMSTTNKKGDIHAWPMTTSETSIGAKEIWFIGNKTSDVVKDIQDDARIGLTYATQDAKNYVSISGDAELSTDKDKLDELWSPVYNAFFAHGKEDENVQLIKVVPHGVECWISGNSVVNMFKMATAAVQDGKTAEDMGETFSISL, encoded by the coding sequence ATGAGTAGACAAGACCAGATTGATAAAGTTCAAGAAGTGGTAAAAGATGTAAAATTTGCCATGATGAGCACCACCAATAAAAAAGGCGACATTCACGCGTGGCCAATGACCACCAGTGAGACCAGTATTGGTGCCAAAGAGATTTGGTTTATTGGTAATAAAACATCCGACGTCGTCAAAGATATCCAAGATGATGCCAGAATTGGTCTGACTTATGCCACCCAAGATGCCAAAAATTATGTGTCTATCAGCGGTGATGCTGAACTATCAACCGATAAAGACAAGTTAGATGAGCTGTGGTCGCCTGTTTATAATGCCTTTTTTGCGCATGGTAAAGAAGACGAGAACGTACAACTAATTAAAGTCGTGCCTCATGGTGTCGAGTGTTGGATTAGCGGTAACTCAGTTGTCAATATGTTTAAGATGGCAACCGCAGCGGTACAAGATGGCAAAACGGCTGAAGATATGGGTGAAACTTTCTCCATCTCTTTATAA